Proteins encoded together in one Trueperaceae bacterium window:
- a CDS encoding helix-turn-helix domain-containing protein, giving the protein MSDSRLRLLREVLLSRDKGATAEELSAALGVSRTAVTQQLATLERDGLVRKSGRRATGGRPSRTYALTDAGRETFPRRYALFAASLLRHAGDLFGEEGLSALLERMAAEVAENARPRLEGKVGGERKAEVVRILNELGYEAAVTEDGGIEAVNCVFSHVALTSRAACRFDAVLLASLLGEDVAQVSCLADGEGCCRFDTT; this is encoded by the coding sequence ATGAGCGACAGTCGCCTCCGCCTGCTGCGCGAGGTGCTGCTCAGCCGCGACAAGGGCGCCACCGCGGAGGAGCTCTCGGCGGCGCTGGGGGTCAGCCGCACCGCCGTCACCCAGCAGCTCGCCACGCTGGAGCGCGACGGGCTCGTGAGGAAGAGCGGCCGGCGCGCCACCGGCGGGCGTCCCAGCCGCACCTACGCCCTCACCGACGCCGGCCGCGAGACGTTCCCGCGACGCTACGCGCTCTTCGCCGCCTCGCTGCTGCGGCACGCCGGCGACCTCTTCGGCGAGGAGGGGCTGTCCGCCCTCCTGGAGCGCATGGCAGCCGAGGTGGCGGAGAACGCCAGGCCCCGCCTGGAGGGCAAGGTGGGCGGCGAGAGGAAGGCCGAGGTCGTGAGGATCCTCAACGAGCTCGGCTACGAGGCGGCCGTGACGGAGGACGGCGGCATCGAGGCCGTGAACTGCGTCTTCAGCCACGTCGCGCTGACCAGCCGCGCGGCCTGCCGCTTCGACGCCGTGCTGCTCGCCAGCCTCCTCGGCGAGGACGTCGCGCAGGTGTCTTGCCTGGCCGACGGCGAGGGCTGCTGTCGCTTCGACACGACCTGA
- a CDS encoding GntR family transcriptional regulator → MRTKAQYVYESLREEIVQGRLRPGTRLVFSQVASRFGVSPIPVREAVRQLETEGLVELKPHTRVEVTTLPWEQGVWAYELRLALEPLAARDATPFVSEDQLARMGSLLDAMRDDLDGGDPDAFGADYYAFHDVLFEAVPNRMLVDTILELREVSRRFHRVHRCGSVQRGSEHVLRRVWRLIRWRDAGAVYQAMRQHRLEALERIRELSSREGKRRGGF, encoded by the coding sequence GTGAGGACCAAAGCGCAGTACGTCTACGAATCGCTGCGTGAGGAGATAGTGCAGGGACGACTACGCCCCGGCACCAGGCTAGTCTTCTCGCAGGTGGCCAGCCGCTTCGGGGTCAGCCCCATACCGGTGCGCGAGGCCGTGAGGCAGCTCGAGACCGAGGGCCTGGTCGAGCTCAAGCCGCACACCAGGGTGGAGGTCACGACGCTCCCGTGGGAGCAGGGCGTGTGGGCCTACGAGCTGAGGCTGGCGCTGGAGCCGCTCGCCGCCAGGGACGCGACGCCGTTCGTCTCGGAGGACCAGCTCGCCCGCATGGGCTCGCTGCTCGACGCCATGCGCGACGACCTCGACGGCGGCGACCCGGACGCCTTCGGCGCCGACTACTACGCGTTCCACGACGTCCTCTTCGAGGCCGTCCCCAACCGCATGCTCGTCGACACGATCCTGGAGCTCCGCGAGGTCTCCCGGCGCTTCCACCGCGTGCACCGCTGCGGGTCGGTGCAGCGCGGCAGCGAGCACGTGCTGAGGCGCGTGTGGCGCCTCATCCGCTGGCGCGACGCCGGCGCCGTGTACCAGGCCATGAGGCAGCACAGGCTCGAGGCCCTCGAGCGCATCAGGGAGCTGTCTTCGCGGGAGGGCAAGCGGCGCGGCGGCTTCTGA